From Vigna unguiculata cultivar IT97K-499-35 chromosome 5, ASM411807v1, whole genome shotgun sequence, the proteins below share one genomic window:
- the LOC114186204 gene encoding phosphoenolpyruvate carboxylase 2-like produces MATRNIEKMASIDAQLRLLAPRKVSDDDKLVEYDALLLDRFLDILQDLHGEDIRQTVQDCYELSAEYEGEHRPEKLEELGNMLTGLDAGDSIVIAKSFSHMLNLANLAEEVQIAYRRRIKLLKKGDFADENSAMTESDIEETLKRLVTQLKKTPQEVFDALKNQTVDLVLTAHPTQSVRRSLLQKHGRIRNCLTQLYAKDITPDDKQELDEALQREIQAAFRTDEIRRTPPTPQDEMRAGMSYFHETIWKGVPKFLRRVDTALKNIGINERVPYNAPVIQFSSWMGGDRDGNPRVTPEVTRDVCLLARMMAANMYFSQIEDLMFELSMWRCTDELRVRAHELHRSSKRDAKHYIEFWKQIPPNEPYRVILGDIRDKLYNTRERARQLLANGTSDIAEETTFTNVDQFLEPLELCYRSLCACGDRPIADGSLLDFLRQVSTFGLSLVKLDIRQESDRHTDVMDAITKHLEIGSYREWSEEKRQEWLLSELSGKRPLFGHDLPKTEEITDVLETFHVIAELPKDNFGAYIISMATAPSDVLAVELLQRECHVKEPLRVVPLFEKLADLEAAPASVARLFSIDWYRERINGKQEVMIGYSDSGKDAGRLSAAWALYRAQEELVKVAKEFGVKLTMFHGRGGTVGRGGGPTHLAILSQPPDTIHGSLRVTVQGEVIEQSFGEEHLCFRTLQRFTAATLEHGMHPPVSPNPAWRALMDQMAVIATQEYRSVVFREPRFVEYFRRATPELEYGRMNIGSRPSKRKPSGGIESLRAIPWIFAWTQTRFHLPVWLGFGAAFKHVIEKDPKNLQMLQDMYNQWPFFRVTIDLVEMVFAKGDPGIAALFDKLLVPEELRPFGESLRAKYEETKSFLLQVAGHKDLLEGDPYLKQRLRLRDSYITTLNVLQAYTLKRIRDPDYHVKLRPHLSKDYMESSKPAAELVKLNPKSEYAPGLEDTLILTMKGIAAGMQNTG; encoded by the exons ATGGCTACCCGTAACATTGAGAAGATGGCCTCCATTGATGCTCAGTTGAGGTTGCTGGCACCACGCAAGGTCTCTGATGATGACAAACTGGTTGAGTATGATGCTCTTCTGTTGGACCGTTTCCTTGACATTCTTCAGGATTTGCATGGTGAAGATATCAGACAAACG GTTCAAGATTGTTATGAGCTGTCAGCTGAATACGAAGGGGAGCATCGACCTGAAAAGTTGGAGGAACTTGGGAATATGCTGACTGGTCTTGATGCTGGGGATTCGATTGTTATTGCCAAATCATTTTCTCACATGCTCAATTTGGCCAACTTGGCAGAAGAAGTTCAAATTGCGTACCGAAGAAGGATCAAGTTATTGAAGAAGGGTGATTTTGCGGATGAGAACTCTGCCATGACAGAGTCAGACATTGAAGAGACCTTGAAGAGGCTTGTGACTCAACTGAAGAAGACCCCTCAGGAAGTCTTTGATGCTCTCAAGAACCAAACTGTGGATTTGGTTCTAACTGCTCATCCTACTCAGTCTGTTCGCAGATCTTTGCTGCAAAAGCATGGAAG GATAAGGAATTGTTTGACCCAATTATACGCCAAAGACATAACACCAGATGATAAGCAGGAACTTGATGAGGCTTTACAAAGAGAG ATTCAAGCTGCATTTCGCACAGATGAAATTCGAAGGACTCCTCCCACACCACAAGATGAGATGAGGGCAGGAATGAGCTACTTTCATGAGACAATTTGGAAAGGTGTACCAAAGTTTCTGCGCCGGGTTGATACAGCTCTCAAGAACATCGGAATAAACGAACGTGTCCCATATAATGCTCCTGTTATTCAGTTCTCTTCTTGGATGGGAGGAGATCGTGATG GTAATCCAAGAGTAACCCCTGAAGTTACAAGGGATGTGTGTTTGCTGGCTAGAATGATGGCTGCTAATATGTACTTCTCTCAGATAGAGGATCTCATGTTTGAG CTGTCTATGTGGCGTTGCACTGACGAGCTCCGTGTTCGTGCTCATGAACTCCATAGGTCCTCAAAGAGAGATGCAAAACATTACATTG AGTTTTGGAAACAGATTCCTCCAAACGAGCCATATCGTGTTATTCTTGGTGATATCAGAGACAAACTCTATAACACACGTGAACGTGCTCGCCAGTTACTAGCCAATGGAACCTCTGATATCGCAGAGGAGACAACCTTCACTAATGTTGATCAG TTCCTGGAGCCTCTTGAACTATGCTATAGGTCACTCTGTGCATGTGGTGACAGACCAATAGCAGATGGAAGCCTCCTTGATTTTCTGCGGCAAGTTTCCACATTTGGACTCTCACTCGTGAAGCTTGACATCCGACAAGAGTCAGATAGGCACACTGATGTAATGGATGCAATCACAAAGCACTTAGAAATTGGATCATACAGAGAGTGGTCTGAGGAAAAGAGGCAGGAGTGGCTCTTGTCTGAACTCAGTGGAAAACGCCCTCTCTTTGGCCATGACCTTCCCAAAACAGAAGAAATCACTGATGTTTTGGAAACCTTCCATGTCATTGCAGAGCTACCTAAAGACAACTTTGGTGCCTACATCATATCAATGGCCACAGCCCCATCTGATGTGCTTGCGGTGGAGCTTTTGCAGCGTGAGTGCCATGTGAAGGAGCCACTGAGGGTGGTGCCGCTGTTTGAAAAGCTTGCTGATCTTGAGGCTGCTCCGGCTTCCGTGGCGCGACTTTTCTCCATAGATTGGTACAGAGAGCGCATCAATGGGAAGCAAGAAGTTATGATAGGGTACTCAGACTCAGGAAAAGATGCTGGCCGTCTTTCAGCTGCTTGGGCGCTTTACAGGGCTCAAGAGGAACTTGTGAAGGTTGCTAAGGAGTTTGGTGTGAAGCTTACAATGTTTCATGGGAGAGGAGGGACTGTTGGAAGAGGAGGAGGACCAACTCATCTTGCTATTTTGTCTCAGCCACCAGACACCATTCATGGCTCACTACGGGTAACGGTTCAGGGTGAAGTCATTGAACAGTCTTTCGGAGAGGAGCATTTGTGCTTTAGAACACTTCAAAGGTTCACTGCAGCTACGCTTGAGCATGGCATGCATCCTCCTGTGTCACCAAACCCTGCATGGCGTGCCCTCATGGATCAGATGGCTGTCATTGCCACTCAGGAGTATCGCTCTGTTGTTTTCAGAGAGCCTCGTTTTGTTGAATATTTCAGACGT GCAACTCCTGAGTTGGAGTATGGAAGAATGAACATTGGAAGTCGTCCATCAAAGCGAAAGCCAAGCGGAGGAATTGAATCTCTACGTGCTATTCCTTGGATTTTTGCATGGACACAGACAAGGTTTCATTTGCCAGTGTGGCTTGGTTTTGGTGCAGCATTTAAGCATGTTATTGAGAAGGATCCAAAGAATCTGCAAATGCTTCAGGACATGTACAACCAATGGCCTTTCTTCAGGGTCACCATTGACTTGGTTGAGATGGTGTTTGCCAAGGGAGACCCTGGGATTGCAGCACTATTTGATAAACTCCTAGTGCCAGAAGAGCTACGTCCATTTGGAGAGAGCTTAAGAGCAAAATACGAAGAAACCAAGAGCTTTCTCCTCCAG GTTGCTGGGCACAAGGATCTTCTTGAAGGGGACCCCTACTTGAAGCAAAGACTTCGACTTCGTGACTCATACATCACAACTCTGAATGTGCTGCAAGCCTACACATTGAAGAGAATTCGTGATCCTGACTACCATGTGAAGCTGAGGCCACACTTGTCGAAGGACTACATGGAATCAAGCAAGCCTGCAGCAGAACTTGTTAAACTTAACCCTAAAAGCGAGTATGCACCTGGCCTTGAAGACACCCTTATTTTGACAATGAAGGGTATTGCTGCTGGCATGCAGAACACCGGTTAA
- the LOC114185928 gene encoding heavy metal-associated isoprenylated plant protein 28, which produces MTIIEMRVHMDCPGCENKVKEALQKLKGVDGIEIDMKLQKVTVNGYAEQKKVLKTVRKTGCRAELWQLPYTTESQNQYFQQHHCNGPLTYYASQPSSSYNYYKHGYDNSDPSYYNYPSQSSIFGHQTGATFSDDNPHACVIM; this is translated from the exons ATGACG ATCATAGAGATGAGAGTACACATGGATTGCCCTGGATGTGAAAACAAAGTGAAAGAAGCACTACAAAAACTTAAAG ggGTGGATGGCATTGAAATAGATATGAAACTGCAAAAGGTGACTGTGAATGGGTATGCTGAGCAGAAGAAGGTTCTGAAAACTGTTCGAAAAACTGGTTGCAGGGCTGAGTTATGGCAACTTCCATACACAACAGAGTCTCAAAACCAATATTTTCAGCAGCACCATTGCAATGGCCCTCTCACCTATTATGCTTCTCAACCTTCCTCATCTTATAACTATTACAAGCATGGCTATGATAACAGTGATCCAAGTTATTACAACTATCCCTCACAATCTTCCATCTTTGGCCACCAAACTGGTGCTACTTTTAGTGATGACAATCCTCACGCTTGTGTCATCATGTGA